Part of the Thiohalophilus sp. genome is shown below.
GGGATCCGTATCGGTATTGGTATTGGTATCGTTCGCCGGCGTAGCGGCTTGAGTCGTTTCGGGTTCCTCGCTGGCCGGTGTATCGGGTGTCTCGTCGGAGGCTGGCGTGTCATCCGCTTCCGGGGTGTGTTCATCAACGGGCGTGCGGGAGCTCGGGGTCTCGACCGGCTTCGGGGCCGGACTATCAGGTTTGATATCAAGGGTTTTGACCCGGGCCACATTGTCCGGCCTGGGCGGGATATTGGATTCGATAATCGCTATGTCCCCGTCCCGATCGCTACTGAGCAACATGGGAATGAAAATCACCGCCAGGGCAACCAGCACAATGGCACCTACGATACGTTGCTTAAGCTGGTTCTCGTCCACGATACTCCCGAACAGGGCACTGGAAACAAGGGCGTATTATAGGGGCTCGGCCAGGGCCTGCGCCACCGTATAAAACGATCCAAACACCACAATACGATCCCCGTGCCGGGCGGCGGCGCGGGCCTGTTGCAGGGCCTGGGGCAAATCAGTACAGGGGACCACGGTCCCGGCACCCAGCTCATTCAGAAGGCCAGCCAGTCGGTCGGCAGACGCGGCCCGCGGCACGGCGGACAGATTCACGGGAAACCAGCCGTCGATGAGCGGCAACAGGGGCGTCAGAGCACCGCGCAGATCCTTGTCCGCCATCATCCCCACAATCGCCCAGTTGCGCCCGGCCACCGGCTCGGCCCGCAGCGCCGCGGCCAGCTGGGCCACCCCGTCGGGATTATGCGCCACATCCAGCAGCAGCGGCACTTCGCCGGGGATCAACTGCAACCGGCCGGGCAGCTGCAACCGGGCCAGTCCGGCGTCGATCTGCCGACGCTCGAGCGGAAATGCCCCCTGCAGCAGCGCCAACACCATCAACGCGCCGGCGATATTGCGATACTGGTGCTCGCCCCCGAGCAGCGGCCGGAGCAGATCCGTCTGCTCGGACGCCGTTGGAACCCGGCAGTGCCAGCGCCAGGAGTCGCCGGTCAACTGATAGTCAAACTCGCGGCCCAGCTGATAAAGCGGCGCGCCCAGGGCCCGGGCCTGATCGAGAATGGCCGCCGGCGGCGCCGGATCACTGCACACCACCGGCCGATGCGGGCGCAGAATACCGGCCTTTTCGCCCGCGATCGTTTCCCGATCCGCCCCCAGCCAGGCGGTGTGATCGATGCCGATGGCGGTAATCAGCGCCACATCGGGATCGACGATATTGACCGCATCGAGCCGCCCGCCCAGGCCCACCTCGAGCAGCACGATATCCGGCGTGACATCGGCGAAGATGCGCAACGCCGCCAGAGTGCCGAATTCGAAATAGGTCAGCGAGGTGTCGCCGCGCGCCTGATCCACCCGCTCGAAGGCCTCGACCAGCGCCGTATCAGTCACCTCCTCGCCATCGAGACGAATCCGCTCGTTGTAACGCAGTAAATGCGGTGAGGTATACGCACCGACCCGGTACCCTCCGGCCCGCAGCATTGCCTCCAGCGCCGCGATACTCGAGCCCTTGCCGTTGGTCCCGGCCACCGTGACCACGGTAAACGGCAGCGGCTCAGGACATAACTGATGAAAAACCCGGCTGACGCGCTCCAACCCGAGTTCGATTTCACTGGGATGCAGCGTTTCCTGCCAACGGAGCCATTCCGAAAGGGTTTTAAAACGCATAGACAATTGGTGTGGGAGGCGATTTTATCGGCGAAAAGATTCCAGGCTGATGACAAGGAGGAGCGAGGTTACAAGCCCCAAATCACCTCGTCCCTCGTAACTCGTCACTCGTCCCTTTTAGAGAGAGGGTTGTCTGGTAAGCATGGCCAGCACATTGGCGAGGCGATCGCGCATCTCGCGGCGGTCGATGATCATATCGATGGCCCCGTGTTCGAGCAGGAACTCGCTGCGCTGGAAGCCTTCGGGGAGGGTTTCGCGCACGGTCTGCTCAATCACCCTGGGTCCGGCGAAGCCGATCAGGGCATTGGGCTCGGCGGCGTTGATATCCCCGAGCATGGCCAGACTGGCGGAGACGCCGCCCATGGTGGGATCGGTCATCACCGAAATAAACGGAATGCCTTTTTTATTCAGGCGCGCCAGCGCGGCGCTGGTTTTGGCCATCTGCATCAGGGAGAACAGCGCCTCCTGCATGCGCGCGCCGCCACTGGCGGAAAAACAGATCAGCGGCATATTGTGCTCGATACAGGTATTGACGGCGCGCACGAAACGCTCGCCCACCACCGACCCCATGGAGCCGCCCATGAATTTGAATTCGAACGCGGCGGCCACCAGCGGCATTCCCTTGAGTGTGCCCTGCAACACCACCAGAGCATCGCTTTCACTGGTCGCCCGCTGAGCCTGAGCCAGACGATCTTTATATTTTTTGATATCCCGGAACTTGAGGGCGTCGACCGGCTTGAGATTGGCGGCAATCTCCTCGCGTCCCGCCTCGTCCAGAAACTGTTCCAGACGCTGGCGGGCGCCGATGCGCATGTGGTGATCGCACTTGGGGCAGACATCGAGATTGCGATCCATTTCCGCCCGGTAGAGCACGGCGCCACAGGCCTGGCACTTGCTCCACAGCCCTTCGGGAACGCTTTTACGGTTACCGCCTTCGGTGCGGATGCGGGAGGGTAATAACTTGGTAAACCAGTTCATCGATGAACAACCTTAAGTCATGTTGGTGATGCCCTCAGCGGGCATCCATCGCCCGGCGCATGTCGCTCAGCAACGCCGCCACAGCGTGGTTAATCTTCTCGGCCGAGGTCATATTCGCCTCGATCTGCCGCACCAGCGCACTGCCGACCACTACGGCATCGGCCACGGCGGCCACGGCGGCGGCGGACTCGGCATCTTTAATGCCAAAGCCTACTCCTACCGGCAAATCTGTCAACGCATGAATCCTCGCAACGCGATCACCTACCGCTTTCGTGTCAATATTGGCCGCCCCGGTGACTCCCTTGAGGGAGACGTAATAGATAAACCCGCTGCTCGCCCGGCTGACCACACCCATGCGCTCGGCATCGGTGGTCGGCGAGATCAAAAAGATCCGATCGATAGCATGCTCCTGCAGGGTGCGGATGTAGTCCTCGCCCTCTTCCGGTGGCAGGTCCACCGTCAGCACGCCGTCGATGCCCGCCGCGGACGCCTCGGCCGCGAAGCGGGCGTAGCCTTTGACCTCGATAGGATTGAGATAGCCCATCAGCACCACCGGCGTCCGCTCATCCTGCTGGCGGAAGGTGCGCACCATGTCGAGCACATCATCCAGGGTCACATCATGGGTCAAGGCCCGTTCCATGGCTTTTTGAATCACCGGCCCCTCGGCCATGGGATCGGAGAACGGCACCCCCAGCTCGAGGATATCGGCCCCGGCCTCCACCATGGCGTGCATCAGGGTGACGGTCTGTTCGGGGGCGGGATCCCCGGCGGTAATATAGGGAATCAGCACCTTGCGGCCGATCTGGCGGGCGGCCGTGAAACAACCGGCGATACGGCTCATAGGCTGATCCCCTGATGGGTGGCAACGGTGTGAATATCCTTGTCGCCGCGTCCGGAGAGGTTGATCACGATGATCTGATCCTTGTTCATCGTTGGCGCCAGCTTGGTGGTATAGGCCAGGGCATGGCTCGACTCCAGCGCCGGCAAAATACCCTCGATGCGGGTCAGATCATGGAAGCCCTGCAGCGCCTCGTCGTCATTGACCGCGACATAGTGGGCCCGTCCCGAATCCTTCAGCCAGGCGTGCTCGGGGCCGACCCCGGGATAATCCAGACCGGCGGAGATCGAATGGGTATGGATGATCTGGCCGTGGGCGTCTTCCATCAGGTAGGTCCGGTTGCCGTGCAGCACACCCGACTTGCCGGCACACAGCGGTGCGGCATGCTGGCCGGTCTCCAGGCCGAAACCCGCGGCCTCGACACCGTACATCTCCACTGATTCATCATCGATAAACGGGTAGAACAGGCCGATGGCGTTGGAGCCCCCGCCCACGCAGGCCACCAGCGCGTCGGGCAGACGCCCCTCCTGGGCCAGTATCTGCTCGCGGGATTCGCGGCCGATGATCGCCTGAAAATCGCGCACCATGGCGGGATACGGATGCGGGCCGGCCACGGTGCCGATGATATAGAAGGTATTGTCGACGTTGGTCACCCAGTCGCGCATCGCCTCGTTCAACGCATCCTTGAGCGTGCGCGAGCCCGACTCCACCGGCACCACCTGCGCGCCCAGCAGTTTCATGCGATAGACATTCATCGACTGGCGTTGCACGTCCTCGGCACCCATGTAGACCACGCATTCGAGCCCCAGCCGGGCCGCCACGGTGGCGGTGGCCACGCCGTGCTGGCCGGCGCCAGTCTCGGCAATGATCCGGGTCTTACCCATGTGCCGGGCCAGCAGGGCCTGGCCGACGGTATTGTTGATCTTGTGGGCGCCGGTGTGATTGAGATCCTCGCGTTTGAGATAGATGCGCGCCCCGCCGAGTTTGTCGCTCCAGCGCCGGGCGTAATAGAGCGGGCTGGGCCGGCCGACATACTGGCGCAGTTCCTCGTCCAGTTCGGCCTGGAAATCGGCATCGGCCATATAACGCTCGTAGGCCTCGCGCAGCTCCTCCAGCGGCCCCATCAGGGTTTCGGCCACGAACCGGCCGCCGTAGGGGCCGAAATGGCCACGGGCGTCCGGATAGTGATATTTGGATTTAGTCTCTGCCAACGCGTTCTACCTCTGCGATAAACGATCGGATTTTATAGGCGTCCTTGATGCCCTTTTGTGATTCGACCCCGCCGCTGACATCCACTCCGTAAGGGCGCGCGGTGGTCACCGCCTCGGCGACATTCTCCGCGTTCAAACCGCCCGCCAGAATCACCGGCATGGCCAGCTGCGCGGGCACCCGCCGCCAGTCGAAGCGGTCGCCGGTACCGCCGGGCATGCCGGCCTGGTAGGTATCCAGCAACAATCCGGCGGCATCGTGATACTGCCTTGCGGTGGCCAGCACATCGGCCTGCTCGCGCATACGCAGCGCCTTGAGATAGGGCCGGGCATAACGCCGGCACTCGGCCGGGGATTCCTCACCGTGAAATTGCAGCATATCCAGCGGTACCGCTGCCAGCACCCGACGAATCGTCGTCTCTTCGGCGTCGACAAACAGCCCTACCGGGGTCACAAACGGCGGCAGGGCGGCAATGATCTCCCGGGCCTGCTCGATCTCGATAGCGCGGGGACTATGCGGATAAAACACCAGTCCAATCGCATCGGCACCGGCCTGGGCCGCCGCTATGGCATCCTGCGGACGGGTAATGCCGCAGATTTTCACCCTGGTTTGCATGCGCGTCGGATTCCGTTTGAGCACTGGTTACCCGCCCGGTGATAACCCCGGTCGGATACAAAGGTTATTGATTTTACAGGTACTTAGCACACAACCGCAAGAAAAAGGACGGCCTGGCACGGAACACTTCAGATGAACAAAAAAGTGACGTTCATGACCAGTTTCAGCCGACGGTCAGACTCTATACCGTCAATGAGCACGAGGTTGTGTATATAGCATTCAGTCTAACTATGAAGCTTGAGGCACGGACAGGAACGAAGCAGAGAGTACAGGGCAAAAAAATCCCGCCGGGGGTCGGCGGGAAAAATCAGCTATGGAGAATACACCGTTAGCAGATGTCAGAGTGCCGAAAATGCGTGCCGAATAATTTGATGCAAATCAATTAAGCGAAAAAAGCGTTCATAGGGGCAAAACATGCCCATCGGTTATTGCCAGGGCTGAAGTGAATCACCGAAGACACCGAACATACAAAATATAATAAGAAAGCCGTCCTGGTAATTGCCAAACAAGTCTATTGAGTGATTTCCCGGTGGTTATCCTGGCTCACCAGATCGGATCAGCAACAACCGGTTTGGGCAGATTAAACTCGGCGGGATAATCGACTCCCATGAAATAGAGCCCGTCGGGCGGTGCGGTAACACCGCCGAGGGTGCGATCCTGTTGCTCAAGCACCTGTCGGGCCCAGTCGGGTTCGGCCTCACCGGCACCGATGGTCATCAATACCCCGGCAATGTTCCGCACCATGTGATGCAAAAAGGCATTGGCATTCAGATCCAGAATAATAAACTCGCCACGGCGCACCACATCCAGCTGGTAAAGGGTACGCACCGGACTCCTGGCCTGGCAGGCCACCGCGCGATAGGCGCTGAAATCATGTTCGCCGAGTAAATAGTGTGCCGCCTGCCGCATCGGCTCGACATTCAGCGGGCGGTATTCCCAGCTCACCCGCCGATGCAGGTAGGCCGGGCGAATCGCGCGATTGAAAATGACATACCGGTAATAGCGTCGCCGGGCACTGAAACGGGCGTGAAAAGCCGCCTCAACCGGTCGGGCCCAGAGCAGACGAACGCTGTAGGGCAAATTGCTGTTGGCACCGCGTACCCAGGAAAACTCGCTGCGCTCGGCATGCATGTCGAAATGGATCACCTGCCCGGCCCCGTGCACGCCGGTGTCGGTACGCCCCGCACAAACAACCCGCACCGGGTGATTGGCCACCTTTGCCAGCGCACGTTCCACCGCCACCTGCACGCTGGGCGAGTGTTCCTGATACTGCCAGCCACAAAAGGCACTGCCGTCGTATTCTACGCCTGCCGCAATCCGCACAATTCCCCCGGGAAATAATGACAAGATTATTACAGTTCGATCAGGGCGCCGGCCATCAGCCCGATAACAAGCAGCACGGGCCAACCCCATTGGCGCACCGATGGCGGCGGCAGTATATCCAGCGTCACTTCCCGGGTCGATGGCTGTTCAGCCTGTTCAAACAAGCGCGGCAGCAGCCCCGCCAGGTGTTGTGCGATGTGCGTGATCCGCCCTCTTATGCCCCGGGTTGCGGGCGTGGTCGGCGGGATCTGCCACAACGACGCCTGCTGGGTGACATAATCCAGCGTAAGTGCCAGACGCACCGCCAGACGCTCGGGCGGCCAGCGCAGATGACGCAAGGGCGACAATAACCAGTACAGGGCCGCGATGAGCTGCTGGCGTGAGGTGCTGACAAGCAGAATACCGGCCGCCAGCAGAATCAGAATCAGTGTCAGGACCCGCGGCAAGCCGTCTTCCAGCCCGGCGCGGGTCGGCAGCAGGTACTCGGGGAGCGGCAGATCCAGCGGAACACCGGGTGTGAACCAGCCGTAAATAACCAGTATGGAGAGCAGCAGCCAGCGTAGCCGTCGCACCATCACCAGGGTTTGACGCACCTGTACCAGCGTCAGGGTAAACAACAGGCCGCCAATGATGAGGATAGCGACGATCAGTTGACCGGGTTCGGGACGCGCCAGGGCAACACAAAATACCAGGAAGCTGACAACCCGGATGACCGGATGCATCGGGTTCAGGCGATCTGCTGAATCAGCTGCTGAGCTTCCTGTTTCTGCGAATCGTCGCCTTCATCAAGCACTTCATCAAGGATGCTGCGGGCCCCATCGGGATCGCCCATGTCGATATAGGCACGGGCCAGATCCAGTTTGGTCCCCACTTCATCCCCGCCGCCCAGTGGCATGTCCGATTCGCCGGAATCCGGGCTCGTGTCCAGCTCCAGATCCCTCCCGCCTTCATCCGCGCCGCCGAAATCGAGACCGCCTGCGTCGAGGGCCAGGGTCGCCTCGTCAGCGGCTTGCTCACCGCCGCCGGTATCCAGCGACTGGGTATCGTCCTCCCCGCCGAGATTGAAATCCAGCCCCGCATCCCCGCCGCCTGCGGCCGGTTGTTCGTTGCCGCTATCGAAGTCGAGACTCAGGCCGCTATCGGCCTGGGAGTCGGCACCGCCACCCATATCATCGAGATTGAACTCCAGATCATTTTTGGTATCACCGCTGTCGCTCTCGCCGCCGAGGTTGAAGTCCAGCCCACCTTCCGTGTCGTCCGAGCCGCCGCCCAGATTAAAATCCAGTTCCGAATCCGCAGTCTGGCTTGATTCGCCGCCCTCGCCCGGACTGAAGTCGAGTCCCCCGCCGTCAGCTTGCTCAGAGGCGCTGGCGGTATCGCTGTCCGTGCCAAAATCAAGATTGAAATCGAGCTCCGAATCCTGGGACTCGGCCTGGCCGCCGCCGGCAAAATCACTGCTGTCGAAAACGCCGCTGTCCAGTCCGATATCCATCACCTGGCTATCGGAGAGGCCCACACCGGAATCGTCATTGCCAAAGGCGGTGGAAGCTGCGGCAGCCGCAGCGCCGGCGGCGAACAGGGGATTATTCGGCGCCAGCTGCTTGCCCATGCCCACAACTTTCTCCCACATGGGATCCGATTCGGCCTCGCCGCCCAGACTGGCATAAAATTCCTCGGCCAGATTTTCAAACGCACTGGCGTTCTGGGTGGTGTTATACAGCTCCAGCATCTTGAGCTTGAGTTCCTTGCGACCCGGTTCCTGCTCGATCGCTTCCTGCAGGCGCTCCTCGGCGGCTTCATAACGGCCATAGGCGATGAACACATCCGCCTCGGTCAACGGATCCACTTCCGAATCCTCGGTCTGAATCGCCCCGGCGCCACTGACCGCAAAGTCACTCAGAAACGAGGACTCCCCGGATTCGGCACCGGTTTCAGTACTGTTAGTCATGGTGGAGGGACCGCCAGAGAGAATGCTCTCCTGATAGTTCCCTTCGGCCAGGCGGCGCCGGCGCACCACGATCAGCATCAGAATGACCAGCACCAGTAACACCGGCGCCGCCACATACATCAGCAACGAATTGCCGGAAGCGCCGATCATGCCGGTGACAACACCGACGGCACTGTTGAAGATATCTTTGGCCATGGCGAGGTATTCCGCGACCATGCCTTTGGGTTCAGTCTCGGTTTCCGGCGCAGGGGTGACTTGAGGCGCGTCCTCCGCGGCAGGGGCTTCGTCTTCGACCGGCGCCTGAGGTGATTCAGCCGGTTCCGCCTCCTCGGGCTGCGGCGCCATAGCGGCTTCCCTTTCAGCCCCGGCTTCCGCGGCCGCCATCTCCGGTTCAGGTGTGGCCTCTTCGGTCGGTTGCGGCTCGACGGCCTCTGCGCCGGCCGCCTCATCAATGGCCGGGGTTTCAGGCAGCGCCGGTTTGGCGTTCAGTTCGGCCAGTTGCTGTTGCAAGGCAGCCAGTTCGTCATCCTTGATGGAAACAGAACGTTGCAGACGAGCCAGCTCCTCTTCCATCTCCTGCAGTTGCCGGTTCAGTTCGCTGTTCCGTTCCTGGGTACTCGAGGCGTTCTCGCGCAACTGGCGCATTTCATCCCGCAGGGCAATCAGATCGTTACTCATTGCCTCTTCACTGGCGCCCGCACCGGCCTGCAACTGATCACCATCCGGCGACGAGAGAGTCAATTCCCCGCCCTGCTCGGCACGCACCGGCTGCTCCCGGGTACCGGCTTCGGCAACCACGGCCTGGCGACCGGTCCGTTCCGCTACCGCCTGGCGATACTGCTCCCAGTTTTCGGTCTGGGCCATATATTCGTTGGCCGCCTGTTGCTGATTCATGGCGTTGAGCAACGAGGGATCCTCAATGCGCAAGACCTGCCCGGTTTTAAGTCGATGAATATTGCCGTCGACAAAGGCCTCCGGGTTGCTTTGCAGCAGGGCCATCATGATCTGGTAGATACTGGCCGAACCCGCGTTACTCTTGAGTTTTTCGGCGATGGTCCAGGCATTGTCACCCTGCCTGGTGACGCCGTAGTCCAGCTCGCCCAGTTCTATTTCACCTGTCGAACGATAACCACTGATATCGATACGCGGGAACAGGGAGCCGTCATCGACAAAGGGATCGGTATAGCGATCGGAAGCCGTCCCGGTGTCAGTCGCCACATCCTCCGCTTGCGCCTCGGCCATCTCTTCTTCTGCGGCGAATCCGGGTTCGTCGGTGATCTCCGGCTGCGCCTGCGGGGCTGATGGCTCGGGTTGCTGCGCCATTTCAGGGGCGTCAGGCGCGGTCGGCTCGGCTTCGGTAACCGGTTCCGGGGTATAGGGTTGCGGCTCATAACGCTGGATGGTATCGCTCGGCTCTTCTGTAACCGGCGTCTCGGCCATGGCCGGCGCCGGCTCGCGCATCATCTGCCCGGGGGGATCCAGCAGCATGGTATATTCGCGCAGCATGCGGCCGTTGTCCCAGCTGAACTCCACCAGGAAATTGACAAACGGCTCGCGGATCGGCTGTTTGGAACGAACCCGGATAACGCCTTCTTTCTCGACAACTTCGAACTCAAGACTGCTGAGGAAATGCGGCCGATCGAGACCGGCACGGGTAAAGGCGCCCTCGGAAGCCAGTTTTACCGTCAGACTTTCGAGGTCTGCTTCGGTCGGGGAGATCAGATCAATGCGGGCATCGAGGGGTTCATTGAGGGCGGAATTGAGCTTGATGTTGCCAAATCCCAACGCCTGGACACTCATCGGCAGCAAAACCAGACAGGCCGAAGCCAGGCCCAAAACCAGCTTTCGCAACATAGAAATTCTCCAGTCTGTCATGCTCCCGCTCCCCCCAAACTGGCGGTAACCCATTTTATTTTTGTAATTCAACAACTTATCCCGGATTCTTGGAAGATTTTTTATGAGTATGCACTAACTATAGCTTATAAATACTCTTTTACCAAAATTTCAGCAACTTGAACACTGTTTAATGCGGCA
Proteins encoded:
- the truA gene encoding tRNA pseudouridine(38-40) synthase TruA; the encoded protein is MVRIAAGVEYDGSAFCGWQYQEHSPSVQVAVERALAKVANHPVRVVCAGRTDTGVHGAGQVIHFDMHAERSEFSWVRGANSNLPYSVRLLWARPVEAAFHARFSARRRYYRYVIFNRAIRPAYLHRRVSWEYRPLNVEPMRQAAHYLLGEHDFSAYRAVACQARSPVRTLYQLDVVRRGEFIILDLNANAFLHHMVRNIAGVLMTIGAGEAEPDWARQVLEQQDRTLGGVTAPPDGLYFMGVDYPAEFNLPKPVVADPIW
- a CDS encoding phosphoribosylanthranilate isomerase encodes the protein MAAAQAGADAIGLVFYPHSPRAIEIEQAREIIAALPPFVTPVGLFVDAEETTIRRVLAAVPLDMLQFHGEESPAECRRYARPYLKALRMREQADVLATARQYHDAAGLLLDTYQAGMPGGTGDRFDWRRVPAQLAMPVILAGGLNAENVAEAVTTARPYGVDVSGGVESQKGIKDAYKIRSFIAEVERVGRD
- the trpA gene encoding tryptophan synthase subunit alpha; this encodes MSRIAGCFTAARQIGRKVLIPYITAGDPAPEQTVTLMHAMVEAGADILELGVPFSDPMAEGPVIQKAMERALTHDVTLDDVLDMVRTFRQQDERTPVVLMGYLNPIEVKGYARFAAEASAAGIDGVLTVDLPPEEGEDYIRTLQEHAIDRIFLISPTTDAERMGVVSRASSGFIYYVSLKGVTGAANIDTKAVGDRVARIHALTDLPVGVGFGIKDAESAAAVAAVADAVVVGSALVRQIEANMTSAEKINHAVAALLSDMRRAMDAR
- a CDS encoding FimV/HubP family polar landmark protein; this translates as MLRKLVLGLASACLVLLPMSVQALGFGNIKLNSALNEPLDARIDLISPTEADLESLTVKLASEGAFTRAGLDRPHFLSSLEFEVVEKEGVIRVRSKQPIREPFVNFLVEFSWDNGRMLREYTMLLDPPGQMMREPAPAMAETPVTEEPSDTIQRYEPQPYTPEPVTEAEPTAPDAPEMAQQPEPSAPQAQPEITDEPGFAAEEEMAEAQAEDVATDTGTASDRYTDPFVDDGSLFPRIDISGYRSTGEIELGELDYGVTRQGDNAWTIAEKLKSNAGSASIYQIMMALLQSNPEAFVDGNIHRLKTGQVLRIEDPSLLNAMNQQQAANEYMAQTENWEQYRQAVAERTGRQAVVAEAGTREQPVRAEQGGELTLSSPDGDQLQAGAGASEEAMSNDLIALRDEMRQLRENASSTQERNSELNRQLQEMEEELARLQRSVSIKDDELAALQQQLAELNAKPALPETPAIDEAAGAEAVEPQPTEEATPEPEMAAAEAGAEREAAMAPQPEEAEPAESPQAPVEDEAPAAEDAPQVTPAPETETEPKGMVAEYLAMAKDIFNSAVGVVTGMIGASGNSLLMYVAAPVLLVLVILMLIVVRRRRLAEGNYQESILSGGPSTMTNSTETGAESGESSFLSDFAVSGAGAIQTEDSEVDPLTEADVFIAYGRYEAAEERLQEAIEQEPGRKELKLKMLELYNTTQNASAFENLAEEFYASLGGEAESDPMWEKVVGMGKQLAPNNPLFAAGAAAAAASTAFGNDDSGVGLSDSQVMDIGLDSGVFDSSDFAGGGQAESQDSELDFNLDFGTDSDTASASEQADGGGLDFSPGEGGESSQTADSELDFNLGGGSDDTEGGLDFNLGGESDSGDTKNDLEFNLDDMGGGADSQADSGLSLDFDSGNEQPAAGGGDAGLDFNLGGEDDTQSLDTGGGEQAADEATLALDAGGLDFGGADEGGRDLELDTSPDSGESDMPLGGGDEVGTKLDLARAYIDMGDPDGARSILDEVLDEGDDSQKQEAQQLIQQIA
- the folC gene encoding bifunctional tetrahydrofolate synthase/dihydrofolate synthase, which translates into the protein MRFKTLSEWLRWQETLHPSEIELGLERVSRVFHQLCPEPLPFTVVTVAGTNGKGSSIAALEAMLRAGGYRVGAYTSPHLLRYNERIRLDGEEVTDTALVEAFERVDQARGDTSLTYFEFGTLAALRIFADVTPDIVLLEVGLGGRLDAVNIVDPDVALITAIGIDHTAWLGADRETIAGEKAGILRPHRPVVCSDPAPPAAILDQARALGAPLYQLGREFDYQLTGDSWRWHCRVPTASEQTDLLRPLLGGEHQYRNIAGALMVLALLQGAFPLERRQIDAGLARLQLPGRLQLIPGEVPLLLDVAHNPDGVAQLAAALRAEPVAGRNWAIVGMMADKDLRGALTPLLPLIDGWFPVNLSAVPRAASADRLAGLLNELGAGTVVPCTDLPQALQQARAAARHGDRIVVFGSFYTVAQALAEPL
- the trpB gene encoding tryptophan synthase subunit beta; translated protein: MAETKSKYHYPDARGHFGPYGGRFVAETLMGPLEELREAYERYMADADFQAELDEELRQYVGRPSPLYYARRWSDKLGGARIYLKREDLNHTGAHKINNTVGQALLARHMGKTRIIAETGAGQHGVATATVAARLGLECVVYMGAEDVQRQSMNVYRMKLLGAQVVPVESGSRTLKDALNEAMRDWVTNVDNTFYIIGTVAGPHPYPAMVRDFQAIIGRESREQILAQEGRLPDALVACVGGGSNAIGLFYPFIDDESVEMYGVEAAGFGLETGQHAAPLCAGKSGVLHGNRTYLMEDAHGQIIHTHSISAGLDYPGVGPEHAWLKDSGRAHYVAVNDDEALQGFHDLTRIEGILPALESSHALAYTTKLAPTMNKDQIIVINLSGRGDKDIHTVATHQGISL
- the accD gene encoding acetyl-CoA carboxylase, carboxyltransferase subunit beta, with product MNWFTKLLPSRIRTEGGNRKSVPEGLWSKCQACGAVLYRAEMDRNLDVCPKCDHHMRIGARQRLEQFLDEAGREEIAANLKPVDALKFRDIKKYKDRLAQAQRATSESDALVVLQGTLKGMPLVAAAFEFKFMGGSMGSVVGERFVRAVNTCIEHNMPLICFSASGGARMQEALFSLMQMAKTSAALARLNKKGIPFISVMTDPTMGGVSASLAMLGDINAAEPNALIGFAGPRVIEQTVRETLPEGFQRSEFLLEHGAIDMIIDRREMRDRLANVLAMLTRQPSL
- a CDS encoding SPOR domain-containing protein, which produces MDENQLKQRIVGAIVLVALAVIFIPMLLSSDRDGDIAIIESNIPPRPDNVARVKTLDIKPDSPAPKPVETPSSRTPVDEHTPEADDTPASDETPDTPASEEPETTQAATPANDTNTNTDTDPKAWAVQVGSFRKQSNALGLRDKLRDHGYRVFVERVATDKGNVYRVRVGPEVRRSKAEALQNDLQTKLELEGLVVAHP